One Porphyromonas pogonae genomic region harbors:
- the rpiB gene encoding ribose 5-phosphate isomerase B, producing MDKIGICSDHAGYELKEHVKTKLEEKGIPFEDFGCFSEERVDYPDFAHKMGHAIEEGKITRGIAICGSGNGISMVMNKYPHVRAALSWNEEIARLGRAHNDANVLSLPARFISDKESDDILEAFLTTPFDGGRHAERIEKIPIH from the coding sequence ATGGATAAAATAGGGATATGTAGCGATCATGCGGGATATGAACTCAAGGAGCATGTAAAAACAAAGTTGGAAGAAAAAGGAATACCTTTTGAAGACTTTGGTTGCTTTAGCGAAGAGCGAGTTGACTATCCCGACTTTGCTCACAAGATGGGGCATGCCATAGAAGAGGGTAAAATAACCCGAGGAATAGCTATCTGCGGATCAGGCAACGGAATATCCATGGTAATGAATAAATATCCGCACGTAAGAGCTGCTCTTTCATGGAATGAGGAAATAGCTCGCTTAGGAAGAGCCCACAATGATGCCAATGTACTTTCTTTGCCTGCCAGATTTATCAGTGACAAAGAAAGTGATGATATATTGGAGGCCTTTCTGACTACTCCGTTCGACGGAGGCAGACATGCAGAAAGAATTGAAAAGATACCAATTCATTAA